A region from the Mycobacterium heidelbergense genome encodes:
- the kasA gene encoding 3-oxoacyl-ACP synthase KasA: MTKPSTANGGYPSVVVTAVTATTSIAPDIESTWKGLLAGESGIHVLEDEFVTKWDLPVKIGGHLKEPVDNHMGRLDMRRMSYVQRMSKLLSGQLWETAGSPEVDPDRFTVVVGTGLGGAERVIESYDLMNEGGPRKVSPLAVQMIMPNGAAAVVGLQLGARAGVMTPVSACSSGSEAIAHAWRQIVMGDADVAVCGGVEGGIEALPIAAFSMMRAMSTRNDEPERASRPFDKDRDGFVFGEAGALMLIETEEHAKARGAKPLARLLGAGITSDAFHMVAPAADGVRAGRAMTRSLELAGLSAKDVDHINAHGTATPIGDAAEANAIRVAGCERAAVYAPKSALGHSIGAVGALESILTVLTLRDGVIPPTLNYETPDPEIDLDIVAGEPRYGDFRYAINNSFGFGGHNVALAFGRY, translated from the coding sequence GTGACCAAACCTTCCACTGCTAATGGCGGTTACCCCAGCGTCGTGGTAACCGCCGTCACGGCGACGACGTCGATCGCGCCGGACATCGAGAGCACGTGGAAGGGTTTGTTGGCCGGCGAGAGCGGCATCCACGTCCTCGAAGACGAGTTCGTCACCAAGTGGGACCTGCCCGTCAAGATCGGCGGTCACCTCAAGGAACCGGTCGACAACCACATGGGCCGGCTGGACATGCGGCGCATGTCGTACGTCCAGCGCATGAGCAAGTTGCTGAGCGGTCAGCTGTGGGAGACCGCGGGCAGCCCGGAGGTCGATCCCGACCGGTTCACGGTCGTGGTCGGCACCGGCCTGGGTGGCGCCGAGCGGGTCATCGAGAGCTACGACCTGATGAACGAGGGCGGCCCCCGCAAGGTGTCCCCGCTCGCCGTTCAGATGATCATGCCGAACGGGGCCGCGGCGGTGGTGGGCCTGCAGCTGGGGGCCCGCGCCGGGGTGATGACCCCGGTGTCGGCCTGCTCGTCGGGTTCGGAGGCGATCGCCCACGCATGGCGCCAGATCGTCATGGGCGACGCCGACGTCGCCGTGTGCGGTGGCGTCGAGGGCGGCATCGAGGCGCTGCCCATCGCGGCGTTCTCGATGATGCGGGCCATGTCGACCCGCAACGACGAACCCGAGCGTGCGTCGCGGCCGTTCGACAAGGACCGCGACGGGTTCGTGTTCGGCGAGGCCGGGGCGCTCATGCTCATCGAGACCGAGGAGCACGCCAAGGCCCGCGGCGCCAAGCCGCTGGCCCGGCTGCTGGGTGCCGGCATCACCTCGGACGCCTTCCACATGGTGGCGCCGGCGGCGGACGGCGTGCGCGCCGGCCGGGCAATGACGCGGTCGCTGGAGTTGGCGGGCCTGTCCGCCAAGGATGTCGACCACATCAACGCCCACGGGACGGCGACGCCGATCGGCGACGCCGCGGAGGCCAACGCCATCCGGGTGGCCGGCTGCGAGCGGGCCGCGGTGTATGCGCCGAAGTCGGCGCTGGGCCATTCGATCGGTGCGGTCGGCGCGCTGGAATCCATTTTGACGGTATTGACGCTTCGGGACGGCGTCATACCCCCCACCTTGAACTACGAGACACCGGATCCCGAGATCGACCTCGATATTGTCGCGGGCGAACCCCGCTACGGCGATTTCCGTTACGCGATCAACAACTCCTTCGGGTTCGGCGGCCACAATGTGGCGCTCGCCTTCGGGCGTTACTAA